In one window of Prionailurus bengalensis isolate Pbe53 chromosome B3, Fcat_Pben_1.1_paternal_pri, whole genome shotgun sequence DNA:
- the BTBD6 gene encoding BTB/POZ domain-containing protein 6: MLLPLACLHGRVAQCLTALLVLAEPPPRPRRGARVHGAPPSRAEAALPAKMAAELYPAAGAAAATATATATATATDIANSNAAAAAAAATGRKGPPSAPPPVPPPPAPAPPAPDNNNLESPNWQSFHPTLRERNALMFNNELMADVHFIVGPPGAARRVPAHKYVLAVGSSVFYAMFYGDLAEVKSEIHIPDVEPTAFLILLKYMYSDEIDLEADTVLATLYAAKKYIVPALAKACVNFLETSLEAKNACVLLSQSRLFEEPELTQRCWEVIDAQAEMALRSEGFCEIDWQTLEIIVTREALNAKEAVVFEAVLSWAEAECKRQGLPATPRNKRRVLGPVLYLVRIPTMTLEEFANGAAQSDILTLEETHSIFLWYTAANKPLLSFPLTKRKGLAPQRCHRFQSSAYRSNQWRYRGRCDSIQFAVDRRVFVAGLGLYGSSSGKAEYSVKIELKRLGVVLAQNLTKFVSDGSSNTFSVWFEHPVQVEQDTFYTASAVLDGSELSYFGQEGMTEVQCGKVTFQFQCSSDSTNGTGVQGGQIPELIFYA, encoded by the exons ATGCTGCTGCCCCTGGCCTGCCTGCACGGCCGGGTGGCGCAGTGCCTCACGGCGCTCCTGGTGCTCGCAGAGCCGCCCCCCCGGCCCCGGCGCGGCGCGAGGGTGCACGGCGCGCCACCGTCGCGCGCGGAGGCCGCCCTGCCCGCGAAGATGGCCGCGGAGCTGTACCCGGCCGCCGGCGCCGcggccgccaccgccaccgccaccgccaccgccaccgccacggACATCGCTAACAGcaacgccgccgccgccgccgccgccgccacggGCAGGAAGGGCCCGCCCAGCGCCCCGCCGCCCgtcccgccgccgcccgcgcccgcgccgcccgcgccCGACAACAACAACTTGGAGAGTCCCAACTGGCAGTCCTTCCACCCGACCCTGCGCGAGAG GAACGCGCTGATGTTCAACAACGAGCTCATGGCTGACGTCCACTTCATCGTGGGGCCCCCGGGAGCGGCCCGCAGGGTGCCCGCCCACAAG TACGTCTTGGCCGTTGGGAGCTCTGTCTTCTATGCCATGTTTTATGGCGATTTGGCAGAAGTTAAGTCAGAAATCCACATCCCCGACGTGGAGCCCACAGCCTTCCTAATCTTGTTAAA GTACATGTACAGTGACGAGATCGATCTGGAAGCCGACACGGTGCTGGCCACTCTCTACGCTGCCAAGAAGTACATCGTGCCGGCGCTAGCTAAAGCCTGTGTTAATTTCCTGGAGACCAGCCTGGAAGCCAAAAACGCCTGTGTCCTGCTGTCCCAGAGCCGGCTGTTTGAGGAGCCCGAGCTGACCCAGCGCTGCTGGGAGGTCATCGATGCTCAGGCGGAGATGGCTCTGAGGTCTGAAGGCTTCTGTGAGATTGACTGGCAGACGCTGGAGATCATCGTGACGCGGGAAGCCCTCAACGCCAAGGAGGCCGTGGTCTTCGAGGCCGTCCTGAGCTGGGCGGAAGCAGAGTGCAAGAGGCAGGGCCTGCCGGCCACCCCGCGCAACAAGAGGCGCGTGCTGGGGCCCGTCCTCTACCTGGTCCGGATTCCGACCATGACCCTGGAGGAGTTCGCCAACGGCGCTGCCCAGTCGGACATCCTGACGCTGGAGGAGACCCACAGCATCTTCCTGTGGTACACGGCCGCCAACAAGCCCCTCCTCAGCTTCCCGCTGACCAAGAGGAAGGGCCTCGCCCCGCAGAGGTGCCACCGTTTCCAGTCCTCCGCCTACCGCAGCAACCAGTGGCGCTACCGCGGCCGCTGTGACAGCATCCAGTTTGCCGTGGACCGAAGGGTGTTCGTGGCAGGGCTGGGCTTGTACGGCTCCAGCTCCGGGAAGGCCGAGTACAGCGTGAAGATTGAACTGAAGCGGCTGGGGGTGGTCCTGGCTCAGAACCTGACCAAGTTTGTCTCGGACGGCTCCAGCAACACCTTCTCGGTCTGGTTTGAGCACCCCGTGCAGGTGGAGCAGGACACCTTCTACACGGCCAGCGCTGTCCTGGATGGCAGCGAGCTCAGCTACTTTGGGCAGGAAGGCATGACGGAAGTGCAGTGCGGGAAGGTGACCTTCCAGTTCCAGTGCTCCTCGGACAGCACCAACGGGACCGGGGTCCAGGGTGGGCAGATCCCAGAGCTCATCTTCTATGCCTGA